A region of Chitinophaga horti DNA encodes the following proteins:
- a CDS encoding slipin family protein: protein MKWIVINPWQVGLVYKNDAYRRMLKQGRHWLNAGETVITHWMNTPLNAGQELDMLLQDEALRESLHVVTVKDDQLVLVYENGLLKQVLTAGRHAYWKGLTDYRFEYMDISKPEITEDMDRHTLAHRLISPYVRSATVSNHEKGVLFIDGKYVQLLEPGVYHWWAGKMSIEVVMADTRQLQVEINGQEILTKDKATLRVNAWAQYHLSDIGKAMLQVKDYERQLHVRLQLSLRETIGALTLDELMDRKSMLDESLLAQLNTSDLGVTVNSFGIRDIILPGDMRDIMNQVLMSEKKAQANIIMRREETASTRSLLNTAKLMEDNPMLFKLKEMEYVEKIAEKIGSLSINGDGGIVDGLEKSLQDDNILIYCKPGWLIGAGPFYMRQLPPAYSSSRGMFRKKAGRALEADSLDVERPAHDAHGQADERQQHGHQVFPGLFSFTNNTEGKATRNTIVQTTAAIRGSLSGGSAKAA, encoded by the coding sequence ATGAAATGGATAGTAATTAACCCCTGGCAGGTAGGCCTGGTATATAAAAACGACGCTTACCGCCGTATGCTGAAACAAGGCCGTCACTGGCTGAACGCCGGTGAAACCGTGATCACCCACTGGATGAACACACCCCTGAACGCGGGACAGGAGCTGGATATGTTATTGCAGGATGAAGCCCTGCGCGAAAGCCTGCATGTGGTGACCGTAAAAGACGATCAACTCGTGCTGGTATATGAGAACGGCCTGCTGAAACAAGTGCTGACCGCTGGTCGCCACGCCTACTGGAAGGGCCTGACCGACTACCGTTTCGAGTACATGGACATCAGCAAACCCGAGATCACCGAAGATATGGACCGTCATACCCTGGCGCACCGGCTGATTTCTCCCTATGTACGTTCTGCAACTGTGAGCAACCATGAAAAAGGTGTGTTGTTCATCGACGGCAAATATGTGCAGTTACTGGAGCCTGGTGTTTACCACTGGTGGGCAGGTAAAATGTCTATAGAGGTAGTGATGGCCGATACGCGCCAGTTGCAGGTTGAGATCAACGGGCAGGAAATATTAACGAAAGACAAAGCCACTTTACGTGTGAACGCCTGGGCACAATACCACCTGAGCGACATCGGGAAAGCCATGTTACAGGTAAAGGACTATGAAAGGCAGTTGCACGTAAGGTTACAGTTATCGCTTCGTGAAACGATCGGTGCGCTTACGCTCGATGAACTGATGGATCGCAAAAGCATGCTGGACGAAAGTTTGCTCGCACAGCTGAACACCAGCGATCTGGGCGTAACCGTAAACAGCTTTGGTATACGCGACATTATACTGCCCGGCGATATGCGCGACATAATGAACCAGGTGCTGATGTCTGAAAAGAAAGCACAGGCGAACATCATCATGCGTCGCGAAGAAACGGCCAGTACCCGTAGCCTGTTAAACACAGCGAAACTCATGGAAGACAACCCCATGTTGTTTAAGCTGAAAGAGATGGAATACGTGGAAAAGATCGCTGAAAAGATCGGCAGCCTGAGCATCAACGGCGACGGCGGCATAGTCGATGGACTCGAAAAATCCTTACAGGACGATAATATTCTAATTTACTGCAAACCGGGCTGGCTCATTGGGGCCGGCCCTTTTTACATGAGGCAGTTGCCTCCCGCATATAGCAGCAGCCGTGGAATGTTCCGTAAAAAAGCCGGTCGCGCGTTAGAAGCTGATTCCCTGGATGTAGAAAGACCAGCTCATGATGCTCATGGGCAGGCAGATGAGCGCCAGCAACATGGCCACCAGGTCTTCCCAGGTCTTTTTTCCTTTACGAATAACACCGAAGGAAAGGCGACCAGGAATACGATCGTGCAAACAACCGCTGCAATAAGGGGCAGCTTATCAGGAGGAAGTGCGAAGGCCGCATAA
- a CDS encoding RNA polymerase sigma factor — protein MQESIHDRELFRLISEGDEAAFRRLFHAYVPQLLPMVKHLTQNAAVTEDILQEAFLKIWLSRDKLPAIEHPRAWLIKVVYHRCFSYLRRQAVHEKALDAVSPATETTHMEDDLAFAQLMRTVGEAVQALPQQAKRIYLLSREGGLKIPEIAEQLGLSPNTVKNSLVRSLHSIREHLEQAGHVLPMFILWMLTEHLVDPFNFF, from the coding sequence ATGCAGGAAAGCATCCACGATAGAGAATTGTTCCGCCTGATATCCGAAGGAGATGAAGCCGCTTTCCGCAGGCTGTTTCACGCCTATGTGCCGCAGTTGCTGCCAATGGTAAAACACCTCACGCAAAATGCAGCCGTTACCGAAGACATTCTACAGGAAGCCTTTTTAAAGATCTGGCTAAGCCGGGACAAGCTGCCCGCCATCGAACACCCACGGGCCTGGCTGATCAAAGTTGTGTATCACCGCTGTTTTTCGTACCTGCGCCGGCAGGCAGTGCATGAAAAAGCGCTGGATGCGGTGAGCCCGGCTACCGAAACCACCCATATGGAAGATGACCTGGCCTTTGCGCAACTGATGCGCACAGTGGGCGAAGCCGTACAGGCCTTACCACAGCAGGCGAAACGCATCTACCTGTTAAGCCGGGAAGGCGGGTTAAAGATCCCGGAAATAGCCGAACAACTTGGCCTGTCACCTAACACCGTTAAAAATTCGCTGGTGCGCTCACTGCACAGCATACGCGAACACCTGGAGCAGGCAGGGCATGTGCTGCCGATGTTCATTTTATGGATGTTAACTGAACACCTGGTTGACCCGTTTAATTTTTTTTAG
- a CDS encoding FecR family protein — MEPLDRITQLSTRAINRLATAAELEELCLLLQQHPDAALPPQLEKQLLAPPAADYDTIYWDGVADRILAADRNTTPVIPMRNRRRWMWAAAVAVVVAGTGSYLLTRTPATTEITTRTVDKPADIAPGGNKATLVLGDGSTISLDSATTGSLAQQGHVRVVKRTNGQLAYETAGAHPSGEILYNTIYTPRGGQYQVTLPDGSKVWLNAASSLRYPTTFTGKRIVELSGEAYFEIAANARQPFMVKQGSNTIEVLGTAFNVMAYADEQAVNTTLLSGAVKVNGRKINPGQCASISHSSGKLDILDHVNTEAAVAWKNGYIQFEGHDIRSAMRLISRWYDVSVDYRGQVPAHFRGTISSSVPVSEVLKMMAMTGEVNFEISGRTIIVTPGQ; from the coding sequence TTGGAACCTCTTGACCGCATTACGCAGCTCAGTACCCGGGCGATAAACCGTTTGGCCACCGCGGCCGAACTGGAAGAGTTATGCCTGCTGCTACAGCAACACCCGGATGCTGCTTTACCTCCGCAACTGGAAAAACAACTGCTCGCACCGCCAGCTGCTGATTACGACACGATTTACTGGGACGGCGTGGCCGACCGCATACTGGCGGCAGACCGTAACACCACGCCCGTTATCCCAATGCGAAACCGGAGGCGCTGGATGTGGGCGGCAGCTGTGGCGGTAGTCGTTGCCGGGACAGGCAGCTACCTGCTTACCCGTACCCCCGCAACAACTGAGATCACCACCCGCACTGTTGATAAACCTGCGGATATTGCCCCCGGCGGCAACAAAGCCACCCTGGTACTCGGCGACGGATCCACCATCTCGCTGGACAGCGCCACTACCGGCTCCCTCGCGCAGCAAGGGCACGTGCGTGTAGTGAAGCGCACAAACGGACAACTGGCCTATGAAACAGCAGGGGCGCATCCCTCGGGAGAAATATTATACAACACTATATATACACCCCGTGGCGGACAATACCAGGTAACCCTGCCCGACGGTAGCAAAGTATGGCTGAACGCCGCCAGCAGCCTGCGCTACCCGACCACTTTTACCGGTAAACGTATCGTTGAACTGAGTGGCGAGGCTTACTTCGAAATAGCCGCCAACGCCCGCCAGCCTTTTATGGTGAAGCAGGGCAGCAATACTATCGAAGTATTGGGCACCGCGTTTAACGTGATGGCGTATGCGGACGAGCAGGCAGTCAACACCACATTACTGAGCGGCGCTGTAAAAGTGAATGGAAGAAAGATTAACCCGGGGCAATGTGCCAGCATCTCCCACAGTAGTGGCAAACTGGATATACTAGACCATGTTAACACCGAAGCTGCTGTGGCCTGGAAGAACGGGTACATACAGTTCGAGGGGCACGACATCCGCTCCGCCATGCGGCTTATAAGTCGCTGGTATGACGTTTCGGTAGATTACCGGGGGCAGGTACCGGCGCACTTTCGTGGCACTATTTCCAGCAGCGTACCGGTATCCGAAGTATTAAAGATGATGGCGATGACGGGAGAAGTAAACTTTGAGATCAGTGGGCGTACTATTATCGTAACGCCCGGCCAATAA
- a CDS encoding TonB-dependent receptor, translating to MKLTVLLMTIAMLQVQAASYGQTVSLAHRKVPLEKVFSDIRKQTGYSFLYTDEQLSRAHLVTLHVRNVPLKEALDRCFSEQPLTYLLTGNTIIIKRKEAVSETSDTPLDDVTIRGRITDDKGQPIPGAMVRIKGTQRGVVTNENGEYSIQAPNADAVLLISSLGFTAQEVVAGGRTSINFELTTAVSNIDQLVVIGYGQQKKGTLTNAISTISVKEFEEAPVNRLDQVLQGRSPGVTVTNATGAPGGSVRIRIRGSNSINGDNGPLYVVDGFVGAEFFAINPDEIESLQILKDASATAIYGSRGSNGVIIVTTKKGTAGAIKVNLTTRQSLSTVIKKMDLLNAGDFAATANARAAVIGTTAPFSEAQIAEFKTNGGTNWQDEIFRTALSQEYLLNLSGGTEKGGYFISGDYLDQDGILKNSSFKRYSVRSNIHAKLTDKLTATLNINGAYSSAQNIDIVADGPHSPISQAITWSPTLPVRTTAGGYTVTDPISSVFFNPVALTTDQLSVTDRMLANMIGGFKYDDIIPGLSFNLQYGVNYLGYDNKSFAGKVVNTGTSTASLRSNKEIRLQNSNTLNYQRKFGNHRLEVTGVAEYQQSTYNYMSAGASNLTYEKFMWNNLAQGTAGNPGSGYSKWSIFSLAGRAVYNFKDKYLASAAIRRDASSKFAGGNKNSYFPSVSAGWVLSEEAFLKQANIFSLLKIRGSWGLTGSEGVGPYNTFSAYSNRVASFNNSTSVTGIVLNNIGNPELKWETTEQKNIGVEMGIMNNRFLLTADLFQKDTRDLLLNETLPFYLGGNPVTRNVGSVQNKGFEIALEGMMIDKGAFTWNSWLNFSYIKNRVQSIGNSAIIFDATRKIGGGMSLQPEFVVRPGDPLGAIWGLTYLGTWKPGDETKAGAFGAKPGDSRYFDKTDDGTIDADDYDVIGNGVPVYSFGFNNTFNYKNFSLNFLVHALAGFDKLNYNNAATMFLGGDAREATHVDIKNRYIPGVNETSNIPAFSTTNRNFTQSTRFLEKADFIRLKNISLAYTVPKAKIANKMSVRVFVSATNLFTITGYSGIDPEASSAAGDIRQGIDYGAYPNSKTYTAGLTLSL from the coding sequence ATGAAATTAACGGTGCTTTTGATGACCATTGCTATGCTGCAGGTGCAGGCGGCCAGCTATGGTCAAACTGTAAGCCTCGCACACCGTAAAGTGCCGCTGGAGAAGGTGTTTTCCGACATCCGGAAGCAGACCGGCTACAGCTTTCTTTATACGGACGAGCAGTTATCCCGTGCCCACCTTGTTACCTTACATGTGCGAAATGTTCCCTTAAAAGAAGCCCTGGACCGCTGTTTCAGCGAACAGCCGTTGACGTACCTGCTCACAGGCAACACCATCATCATTAAAAGAAAAGAAGCGGTTTCCGAAACTTCGGACACGCCGCTGGATGATGTAACGATCCGCGGGCGCATTACCGATGATAAAGGCCAGCCCATTCCTGGTGCGATGGTGCGCATTAAAGGCACACAGCGTGGCGTGGTGACCAACGAGAACGGAGAGTACAGCATACAGGCGCCCAACGCGGATGCGGTGTTACTCATTTCCTCGCTTGGCTTTACGGCACAGGAAGTGGTGGCGGGCGGCAGAACGAGTATCAATTTCGAATTGACTACCGCTGTTTCCAACATCGATCAGCTGGTAGTAATCGGCTATGGTCAGCAGAAAAAAGGCACGCTTACCAATGCGATCAGCACCATCTCTGTAAAAGAATTTGAAGAAGCACCTGTAAACCGCCTGGACCAGGTGTTGCAGGGCCGCTCACCAGGCGTTACCGTTACCAATGCTACGGGCGCACCTGGCGGCAGTGTACGCATCCGTATTCGCGGCTCCAATTCTATCAACGGTGATAACGGCCCGCTGTACGTGGTAGACGGCTTCGTAGGCGCGGAGTTCTTTGCCATCAATCCGGACGAGATCGAATCGCTGCAGATACTAAAAGACGCATCGGCCACCGCGATTTATGGAAGCCGTGGTTCGAATGGCGTAATCATTGTTACGACAAAGAAAGGTACGGCAGGTGCGATAAAAGTGAATCTCACTACCCGCCAAAGCCTATCCACCGTCATTAAGAAAATGGATTTGCTGAACGCCGGCGACTTTGCAGCAACAGCGAATGCACGTGCGGCGGTAATTGGCACCACCGCTCCTTTCAGTGAGGCGCAGATCGCAGAGTTTAAAACGAATGGAGGCACCAACTGGCAGGATGAGATTTTCCGTACAGCACTGAGCCAGGAGTATTTATTGAACCTGAGCGGCGGCACTGAAAAAGGCGGCTACTTCATTTCCGGCGACTACCTGGACCAGGACGGCATTCTGAAAAACTCCTCCTTCAAACGTTACAGCGTGCGCTCGAACATTCACGCCAAGCTAACGGACAAACTCACCGCGACATTGAACATCAATGGCGCTTATTCTTCCGCCCAGAACATCGACATTGTGGCCGACGGTCCGCATAGCCCGATATCACAGGCCATCACCTGGTCACCTACACTGCCCGTGCGCACCACCGCCGGTGGTTATACCGTTACCGATCCGATCAGTTCCGTGTTCTTTAACCCGGTTGCGCTTACCACCGACCAGCTAAGCGTTACGGACCGCATGCTGGCGAATATGATCGGCGGTTTTAAGTACGATGATATTATTCCCGGCCTCTCGTTCAACCTGCAGTATGGCGTTAACTATCTCGGTTATGATAACAAATCCTTCGCGGGCAAAGTAGTGAATACCGGCACTTCTACGGCGTCGCTGCGTTCGAATAAAGAGATCAGGTTACAGAATAGTAATACGTTGAACTACCAGCGCAAGTTCGGTAACCACCGCCTGGAAGTGACGGGCGTTGCCGAATACCAGCAGTCTACCTACAATTATATGTCTGCCGGGGCGAGCAACCTTACCTACGAAAAGTTTATGTGGAACAACCTGGCGCAGGGTACTGCGGGTAATCCGGGTTCGGGTTATTCCAAATGGTCGATCTTTTCGCTGGCGGGACGTGCAGTGTATAACTTTAAAGATAAATACCTGGCTTCGGCCGCTATACGTCGCGACGCATCTTCCAAGTTCGCGGGCGGCAATAAAAACAGTTATTTCCCTTCTGTTTCTGCGGGATGGGTATTGTCGGAAGAGGCGTTCCTTAAACAGGCGAACATCTTCAGCCTGCTGAAAATACGCGGCAGCTGGGGGTTGACGGGCAGCGAGGGTGTTGGACCGTATAACACTTTCTCTGCTTATTCGAACCGCGTGGCCTCGTTCAACAACAGTACATCGGTGACGGGAATTGTGTTAAACAACATCGGAAACCCCGAACTGAAATGGGAAACCACCGAGCAAAAGAACATCGGCGTGGAGATGGGGATTATGAACAACCGGTTCTTACTTACTGCCGACCTGTTCCAGAAAGATACGCGCGACCTGTTACTGAACGAAACGCTTCCATTCTATCTTGGCGGCAACCCGGTTACGCGCAATGTAGGCTCGGTACAAAACAAAGGATTTGAAATCGCACTGGAAGGGATGATGATCGACAAAGGCGCCTTTACCTGGAACAGCTGGCTGAACTTCTCGTACATCAAAAACCGCGTACAGTCTATTGGCAACAGCGCTATCATCTTCGACGCTACCCGTAAGATCGGAGGCGGCATGTCACTGCAACCGGAGTTTGTCGTACGCCCGGGCGACCCGCTGGGCGCTATCTGGGGACTTACCTACCTGGGTACCTGGAAGCCTGGCGACGAAACGAAAGCCGGGGCTTTTGGCGCGAAACCCGGCGACTCCCGCTACTTTGACAAGACCGACGATGGTACGATTGACGCCGATGATTACGATGTGATTGGCAATGGCGTACCGGTTTACTCCTTCGGCTTCAACAACACCTTCAATTACAAAAACTTCTCGCTCAACTTCCTGGTGCATGCGCTGGCAGGTTTCGATAAACTGAATTACAACAACGCGGCCACCATGTTCCTGGGTGGCGATGCGCGGGAAGCTACGCATGTAGACATTAAGAACAGGTACATCCCTGGCGTGAACGAGACCTCAAACATCCCGGCCTTCAGCACCACGAACCGCAACTTCACCCAAAGCACCCGCTTCCTGGAGAAGGCTGATTTCATTCGCCTGAAAAATATTAGTCTCGCCTATACGGTACCTAAAGCGAAAATTGCCAACAAGATGAGCGTACGCGTATTTGTGAGTGCCACCAACCTGTTTACCATCACCGGTTACAGCGGTATTGATCCCGAGGCGAGCAGCGCTGCCGGCGACATTCGCCAGGGTATTGATTATGGCGCTTACCCCAATTCAAAAACATATACCGCAGGCCTTACCCTTAGTTTATAA
- a CDS encoding RagB/SusD family nutrient uptake outer membrane protein, giving the protein MKKLYIIAAFIIATGCSKQLEEAPQGLVIGSEGLSSEAGLEAALTGAYGSLLIPWESGFTTVGQIAMSMGGDDVTTHPGSNKEEFREYDRFNVSSLNGRMVPIWRGCYKAIQSTTNIINNYTGVKDGNKATIKVIVGEAYFIRGLCYYWLTRSWGEVPIIPSEKYSSEYLSLKKSPIQDVYKLVEADLAKAEEWVPNTRRAPGRPNKGSVKALLADVYLTQGGWPVKDQSKYALAAAKAKEVIDNKATYGFDLHQDGFLKIFAGNTKEDVFAFYTRGQWITYNSFYGLSTMPEDEGGWSDYFPEIKFFNDFPEGPRKEATFSTTFTVNGAPLAWQNTTTKHPYYKKFTIQSGAKNTYMSNNPIIMIRYAHVLLTYAEALARSGAAPDDVAYTALNAVRSRAGLLPLAGLTTPDFIEAVVNERKWEFAGEWTRWFDLVRLERVEEANAVKDPADLTPAGAITKEHYLLPIPGADAQVNPNL; this is encoded by the coding sequence ATGAAGAAGTTATATATCATCGCAGCATTTATTATCGCCACCGGTTGCAGCAAACAACTGGAAGAAGCACCACAGGGACTGGTGATCGGCTCGGAAGGACTTAGCAGCGAAGCCGGCCTGGAAGCGGCGCTCACCGGTGCTTACGGCAGTTTGCTAATTCCCTGGGAAAGTGGTTTTACTACCGTTGGACAAATTGCCATGAGTATGGGCGGCGACGATGTGACCACCCACCCCGGTTCCAATAAAGAAGAATTCAGGGAGTACGACCGGTTTAATGTATCGTCGCTGAACGGCCGCATGGTGCCCATCTGGCGCGGCTGTTACAAAGCGATACAATCTACGACCAACATCATCAATAACTACACAGGCGTAAAGGACGGCAACAAAGCCACCATCAAAGTGATTGTGGGCGAAGCATATTTCATCCGCGGACTTTGTTACTACTGGCTTACACGCAGCTGGGGCGAAGTGCCGATCATCCCATCTGAAAAGTACAGCTCTGAATACCTGTCGCTGAAGAAAAGCCCGATACAGGATGTGTACAAACTCGTGGAAGCGGATCTGGCCAAAGCAGAAGAATGGGTACCGAACACGCGTCGCGCACCAGGCCGCCCGAACAAGGGCTCCGTAAAAGCGTTACTGGCGGATGTGTACCTGACGCAGGGCGGCTGGCCTGTAAAGGACCAAAGCAAATATGCACTGGCAGCCGCAAAAGCGAAAGAGGTGATCGACAATAAAGCGACTTACGGATTCGACCTTCACCAGGATGGTTTCCTGAAGATATTCGCCGGCAATACAAAAGAAGATGTATTTGCTTTCTACACCCGTGGCCAGTGGATCACGTACAACTCCTTCTACGGCTTGTCTACCATGCCCGAGGACGAAGGTGGCTGGAGCGATTACTTCCCGGAGATCAAGTTTTTCAACGACTTCCCGGAAGGTCCGCGTAAAGAGGCTACGTTCTCCACCACTTTCACAGTGAATGGCGCGCCCTTAGCCTGGCAGAACACCACGACCAAACATCCTTATTATAAGAAATTCACTATCCAGAGTGGCGCTAAGAACACTTACATGAGCAACAACCCTATTATCATGATCCGTTATGCGCATGTGCTGTTGACGTATGCGGAAGCCCTGGCCCGCTCCGGTGCTGCGCCGGACGATGTGGCTTACACTGCATTGAACGCCGTGCGCTCCAGGGCCGGGCTGCTGCCGCTTGCAGGTCTTACCACGCCCGACTTTATCGAGGCCGTAGTAAATGAACGCAAATGGGAATTTGCCGGTGAATGGACCCGCTGGTTCGATCTCGTAAGGCTCGAACGAGTAGAGGAGGCCAACGCTGTGAAAGACCCGGCTGATCTTACGCCCGCAGGCGCGATTACCAAAGAACATTACCTGTTACCCATACCCGGTGCGGATGCGCAGGTAAATCCGAATTTGTAA